From the genome of uncultured Bacteroides sp.:
ACTACAGAATAGTGATGGCAGTTTTCCGCGCAAATTTAAGGATGACCTTTCTATTGTTGATAAGAGTGGTGGAAGCACACCTTCTGCTACAGTTCCTTTGGTGATGGGGTATAAATATTTTAAGGATAAACGTTATTTGAATAGTGCTAAAAAAACGGCATCCTATTTAGAAACAGAGATAATCTCAAAATCAGATTATTTTTCATCAACTCTGGATGCTAATTGTGAGGATAAGGAAGCTTCATTATATGCTGCGACAGCTACCTATTATCTTGCATTAGTTACTAAGGGTATAGAACATGAACATTATGTTTCTTTATCTAAGAATGCTGCATATTTTGCTCTTTCCTGGTATTATGTCTGGGATGTGCCTTTTGCACAGGGACAGATGTTAGGTGATATAGGGTTGAAGACAAGAGGTTGGGGAAATGTTTCTGTAGAAAATAACCACATTGATGTTTTTATTTTTGAATTTAATTCAGTGCTAAAGTGGTTGGCAAAAGAATGTAACGAATATCGCTTTTTGTCTTTTTCTAATGTTATAGAATCATCAATGAAACAACTTTTACCTTATGAAGGCCATCTTTGTGGCGTGGCAAAAGTAGGTTATTATCCTGAAGTGGTACAGCATACTAATTGGGATTACGGAAAAAATAGCAAGGGCTTTTATAATGATATATTTGCTCCAGGATGGACAATTGCTTCTTTGTGGGAGTTATTTTCTCCTGAACGTTCGGAAATGTTTTTAAAATGAGTAACAAAAATGAAGAGAAAAATAAGTTTGATAATAGGGCTCGCCTTATTTATTAGTTGTAGCACAAATAAAAAAGAGTCAGATATTGTTTCGAATTCAGGGTTGAAACAAAGTAATTTTCAAACAGAACTAAATGGAAAGAAAACGTCTTTGTTCATTTTGAAAAATAAAAATAATATGGAAGTATGCTTAACTAACTTTGGTGGGCGTATTGTTTCTGTGATGGTTCCTGATAAAGATGGAAAAATGAATGATGTTGTTCTGGGATTTGATTCTATTCAGGATTATATAAAGTATCCAACAGATTTTGGAGCGAGTATTGGTCGTTATGCTAATCGTATAAATAAAGGAAGGATTGCAATTGATGGAATGGTTTATCAATTGCCGCAAAATAACTATGGTCATTGTCTGCATGGCGGATTTAAAGGTTTCCAGTATCAAGTGTATAATGCTAAGCAAATAAATGATCAAAAGATTGAATTTAGTTATTTATCAAAGGATCTTGAACAAGGATTCCCAGGGAATCTGACTTGCAAGGTTACGTTTACCCTGACAGATGATAATGCTATCGACATTAAATACGAAGCAAGTACAGACAAGACAACAGTTGTGAATATGACGAACCATTCTTATTTTAACCTGGATGGTGATCCTTCATGTTCTAATGCCGATTATTTATTAACTGTCAATGCTGATTCATATACTCCGGTTGACAGTACATTTATGACTACGGGAGAGATACTTCCGGTAGAGGGAACCGATATGGATTTCCGTACTCCTATAGCTATTGGGGCGAGAATAAATAATTATAGCTTTAAACAACTTAAAAATGGTAACGGTTATGATCATAATTGGGTATTGAATACGAAAGGAGATATTACCAAGAAATGTGCTTCACTTAAGTCACCTAAAACAGGAATTGTTTTAGATGTTTATACTAATGAACCCGGTATTCAGATATATACTGGTAATTTCCTTGATGGTACATTGCATGGAAAAAAAGGAATTGTTTATAAACAACGTGCTGCTGTTTGTCTTGAAACACAAAAATATCCTGATTCACCTAATAAACCGGAATGGCCTTCTGCTATACTTAAACCTGGAGAAAAATATTTCAGCCATTGTATATTCAAGTTCTCAACAAACAAATAATATCTATAATAGATTTGTGGATTAGTAAAACTCTATATTCAGTCTCTTACTAGCAAATAATGATAGTCATTACTTTTTTATAAAAAGAAAATGACTAAAAATCTAAACAACAATTGATCCGCGGCCGATTATTATATCTGCTACGGATCAATCATTTTATAAATCTTCTATCCAAATTTATTAATAGTTGTTTTTGAAGAATATAAACTTGTTCTCTAATAATAGCTCTATAAATAATAAATTTTACACATATAAATGGCTTTAATATTAAAAATAGTAATATATATATCTTCTATAATGAATATTATTGTATATTTGAATGTGTATTAATTAGATTTGAATGCTCTAATATTAAGTTATAAATTACTCTTTAATATCCGTGATAGTGGTTTGGAGTATATATAATTAATAGATTTATATTTAGTATGTTTTATAAAATTAGATATATGACTAACTCGAAATCATGGATTGTTTCCATCCTTCTTTTACTTAATTATTCAGTATTATTTGCTAATCAAATTATATCAGTTGCAGATTTTGGATTAAAACCTGATAGTCGTGTAAACTCAGTACCTTATGTTCGTAAAGCTTTAGAAGCTTGCCGTAAACAACCTGGAAGTACTTTGTTTTTTCCAAAAGGGAGATATGATTTCTGGCCTCAATATACAGTTGAAAGAGAATATTTCGAATCAAATACAACTGATAATAATCCCAAAACTCTGGCTGTATTACTAGATAGTCTCCATAACTTTACGTTAGACGGTAATGGTTCATCATTTGTGATGCATGGACGGATGCAACCTATTACTCTGGATCACTGTTCGGACATTAATTTGAAAGGATTTACAATTGATTGGGATATACCTCTTACATCGCAAGCTAAAGTGCTGAAGGTTACCCCCGATTATTTTGAAATTGAAATCAATACTCATGAATCTCCATATATTATCGAGAATAATAACCTTGTGTTTGTAGGAGAAGGCTGGAAAAGTAAGCTGTGGTCTATTATGGAATTTACATCAGATACACATCTGGTAGCTCCGAATACAGGCGATAGGATAGGGTGGCGGAACTATCATGCTGAAGAAGTATCTCCGGGTATTGTCCGTCTTAGTGATCCCAGTGTTGCAGCATTTTATCCTAAAGAAGGAAATTGGCTGGTGCTCCGTCATAATGAACGGGATCATGCCGGAATATTTCTTTATCACAGTCAGCGGATAAACCTGGAACAAATTGATGTATACCATTCTTGTGGATTAGGAATACTGTCACAATATAGCCAGGATCTTTCATTCAATAAGGTCCGGGTAGTTCCAAACGCTTCAAAAAATCGTATTCTGAGTGGGCATGATGATGGATTTCACTTTATGGGATGTAGTGGCTTTATTCGTATTGAAGAATGTGAATGGGCTGGGTTGATGGATGACCCAGTTAATATTCACGGAACCTGTGTACGAATTGTAGAAATGCTTTCTTCTACCCGCATAAAGTGCAAATTTATGCACGAGCAAAGCCAGGGTATGGAGTGGGGCAGAAAATATGAAAAAGTAGGATTTATAGAGAATCATAGCATGCGCACATTAGGAACTGGCACAATTACTTCATTTGAACCTCTGAATAAATCTGAATTTATTGTAGAATTTCAGGCACCAATTCCTAATAGCTTAACAGTTGGTGCTGCTTTAGAAAATTTGTCATGCACGGCCGATGTAGAAATCAGAAACTCTCTCTTTGGTAGTTGCCGTGCCCGAGGCCTGTTAGTATCAACTCCCGGTAAAGTAATTATTGAAAATAATATATTTGAATCAAGTGGTTCGGCAATTTTAATAGCTGGTGATGCTAATCAATGGTATGAATCCGGTGCAGTGAAGAATGTTCTTATTCGTAATAATACATTTCGCTATCCGTGTCTGTCATCAGTTTATCAGTTTTGTGAGGCTGTTATCAGTATATTTCCTGAAATTCCAAAACCGGATATTCGTTATCCTTTTCATAGTAATATCAGGATTGAGAATAATAAATTCTACTTATTTGATTATCCAATTCTTTATGCAAAATCGGTAGATGGGCTGAGCTTTATTAATAATACATTGGTTAGAGACACAACTTATCAGCCGTTTCACTATCGTAAAGACGGAATTACTCTGGATGCTTGTCGTAAGGTTATTATTTCAGGAAACCGGGCTGAAGGAGATGTTTTAGGAAAAACCATTCGTCTGCATGATATGAAACCAGGAGATTTGAAGCTACACAAAGAATCTTTCTTTCAATTGAGAAATAAACCTTAATCTGCTATTGATCAACATAGAGGGAATGTTTCTCTATATCAGAATGTTACTTATAATTAATTAAATCCTTGTCAGTTTATTTCTGTCAAGGATAGTAATAATACGCCCATCAGTCTTGATAATTCCTTCATTTTCGAATTCTTTGATTGTGCGTGCCAATGAAGGACGCTGTACTCCAAAGTATTCGGCTAACTGGGTTCTTGTGCGTTTTAGTATGAAATAATTCTTTTCAGGAGTAGTTTTTTCAAGTAAAAATATAGCAAGTTTATATTTTAGGCTTTTTAATGATATCATTTGTAGTTTCATAGAGAGAAAAACAGCCAGATTTGAATTTAGAGTCAGGAAGTTAATCATGAGTTTTTCATTGTGAATCATCTCATTCAGCCAATCTGATTTTGGTATTTTCAGGAACGTACAAGGTTCCATTGTTATAACATCAACAGGGTATTTATTGTTATTTGCAAAAATGAAGGCTGGAGCCAGTGGCATTACAGCTTCCAGCATTTCTATCTCAACGGCATTCCCTTCTTGTGTAATCATTTGGGTACGCACAATGCCTTTAACCAGTAAATACAAGTAATTGATAACTTCTCCCTGCCTCA
Proteins encoded in this window:
- a CDS encoding aldose epimerase family protein — its product is MKRKISLIIGLALFISCSTNKKESDIVSNSGLKQSNFQTELNGKKTSLFILKNKNNMEVCLTNFGGRIVSVMVPDKDGKMNDVVLGFDSIQDYIKYPTDFGASIGRYANRINKGRIAIDGMVYQLPQNNYGHCLHGGFKGFQYQVYNAKQINDQKIEFSYLSKDLEQGFPGNLTCKVTFTLTDDNAIDIKYEASTDKTTVVNMTNHSYFNLDGDPSCSNADYLLTVNADSYTPVDSTFMTTGEILPVEGTDMDFRTPIAIGARINNYSFKQLKNGNGYDHNWVLNTKGDITKKCASLKSPKTGIVLDVYTNEPGIQIYTGNFLDGTLHGKKGIVYKQRAAVCLETQKYPDSPNKPEWPSAILKPGEKYFSHCIFKFSTNK
- a CDS encoding right-handed parallel beta-helix repeat-containing protein, producing the protein MTNSKSWIVSILLLLNYSVLFANQIISVADFGLKPDSRVNSVPYVRKALEACRKQPGSTLFFPKGRYDFWPQYTVEREYFESNTTDNNPKTLAVLLDSLHNFTLDGNGSSFVMHGRMQPITLDHCSDINLKGFTIDWDIPLTSQAKVLKVTPDYFEIEINTHESPYIIENNNLVFVGEGWKSKLWSIMEFTSDTHLVAPNTGDRIGWRNYHAEEVSPGIVRLSDPSVAAFYPKEGNWLVLRHNERDHAGIFLYHSQRINLEQIDVYHSCGLGILSQYSQDLSFNKVRVVPNASKNRILSGHDDGFHFMGCSGFIRIEECEWAGLMDDPVNIHGTCVRIVEMLSSTRIKCKFMHEQSQGMEWGRKYEKVGFIENHSMRTLGTGTITSFEPLNKSEFIVEFQAPIPNSLTVGAALENLSCTADVEIRNSLFGSCRARGLLVSTPGKVIIENNIFESSGSAILIAGDANQWYESGAVKNVLIRNNTFRYPCLSSVYQFCEAVISIFPEIPKPDIRYPFHSNIRIENNKFYLFDYPILYAKSVDGLSFINNTLVRDTTYQPFHYRKDGITLDACRKVIISGNRAEGDVLGKTIRLHDMKPGDLKLHKESFFQLRNKP
- a CDS encoding Crp/Fnr family transcriptional regulator; amino-acid sequence: MNYNNLTICPLFKDMSKEEHDQFLQRNVKAVINYKKGEIVVRQGEVINYLYLLVKGIVRTQMITQEGNAVEIEMLEAVMPLAPAFIFANNNKYPVDVITMEPCTFLKIPKSDWLNEMIHNEKLMINFLTLNSNLAVFLSMKLQMISLKSLKYKLAIFLLEKTTPEKNYFILKRTRTQLAEYFGVQRPSLARTIKEFENEGIIKTDGRIITILDRNKLTRI